A region from the Cannabis sativa cultivar Pink pepper isolate KNU-18-1 chromosome 9, ASM2916894v1, whole genome shotgun sequence genome encodes:
- the LOC115719925 gene encoding uncharacterized protein LOC115719925 — MSIFILPHSVTKEVEKLCRGFLWGWNGSRSKLHVASWEKVCLPKTYGGLGLEDGIKWNQAILAKYVWAISSKRDILWVKWVNNIYLKSKNWWDYELKSDTSWYWRKLCHLRDKFSCEDIIKARTGTKFKAALLYNSSILQSPFEYIKFIWCSINMPKHRFIFWQAINSQLLSRDKFEHFHIKLDNVLCPVCEAAPESNAHLFFDCWFSQQVVEKVCGWLGIKLWPTGFHSWKQWLVLNDRDKKHRVHVSTMAAMIYFIWSNRNNCLFNKFSSTASKITQDIKETLYHRLHVAKGRNLKDHEK, encoded by the coding sequence ATGAGTATTTTTATTCTTCCTCATAGTGTCACGAAGGAGGTTGAGAAACTTTGTCGCGGTTTCCTTTGGGGTTGGAATGGGAGTAGAAGTAAACTTCATGTGGCTTCTTGGGAGAAAGTGTGCCTTCCTAAAACGTATGGTGGCCTTGGCTTAGAGGATGGTATCAAGTGGAATCAAGCTATTCTTGCTAAATATGTTTGGGCCATTTCTTCCAAAAGGGATATTCTTTGGGTGAAATGGGTCAATAATATTTATCTAAAAAGCAAGAATTGGTGGGATTATGAACTCAAGAGTGACACtagttggtattggaggaaATTATGTCATTTAAGGGACAAATTCTCTTGTGAAGACATCATTAAAGCTAGGACAGGTACAAAGTTTAAAGCTGCTCTGTTATATAACAGCAGCATTTTACAAAGTCCTTTCGAATACATCAAGTTTATCTGGTGTTCCATTAACATGCCGAAGCACAGGTTCATCTTTTGGCAAGCAATCAACTCTCAACTCCTTTCTCGTGATAAGTTTGAGCATTTTCACATCAAGCTTGACAATGTTCTATGCCCGGTTTGTGAGGCTGCACCAGAAAGCAATGCTCACCTTTTTTTTGATTGCTGGTTTTCTCAGCAGGTGGTGGAGAAGGTGTGCGGTTGGCTGGGGATAAAACTCTGGCCGACTGGTTTCCATAGCTGGAAACAATGGTTAGTGCTGAATGATAGGGACAAAAAGCATCGGGTTCATGTGTCAACTATGGCAgccatgatttatttcatttgGAGCAATAGGAACAACTGCCTCTTTAACAAGTTTTCGAGTACAGCTTCAAAGATCACACAAGATATCAAAGAAACACTGTATCATAGATTACATGTAGCTAAAGGAAGAAATTTGAAAGACCATGAGAAGTGA